The Carassius auratus strain Wakin chromosome 30, ASM336829v1, whole genome shotgun sequence region CATTGGTTTTACATACACAAACAAgcttttgtgattgtttttttttttaacaatcataATCATTTGCATATTCTAATCAGTTATGCAGAAGAATGTAACTTATTTAATGTACAGCATTGAAAATACTCCTCATTCAGAacacttttattatttctttttgaaactttttttttatcagccttCACAAATGATGTAGTGAGACTCAACAAATGTTCACTCATTAATAGTTTCCCACCGCCATCTATTGGTTTGTTATGGGAAAACACACTACAAGCTGTGCCTTAGGACCGTACACTAATTGAACAGCTGAAAAAGACAGAACAAAATATTGTATTTCTCCCACTATCTATGGTTTTATTAGCAGCTGTTTACTTGAAATAGTGTAATTTAAATCTAGATCTACCGTAATGAACAGCCATTGTGCTTTAAAAGACACAAGCACAAACTGAATTTTAAATGTGAATCAAAAATCAATGCATTGGTTCTTTATTCAATAACAATtgtatagatttttatatttgatgttATGATAACAGATCAACAGATGTTTGGCTTTTATTGTCATATAGTATCTGTGCTAATTTATTGTTCAGATGTTCCATGTTTAGTAGACTGAGAGTCTGAATTCAAGAAGCAGGTTATTTGAAACATACAGTAATTGTAAAAATGCTcaacctgtgcctcgttttgagcTTAAGAACTCTTAGATTGCAGAATGTAATAAAAGTACTTTGGTGTAATTTACAAAACTCTTCTCAGTCGTATAGTGTGAATGCAAGTGTTGTGGTGTGTATACTGTATCTGTCTTACAGACCTTGAGCCACTACTGTTGTACATACATGCACTGTACTTTTCCATCGTTATCATTTATGCAACATTCAACTGCTTTCATAACCTGTAAATTATGTATATGgagaataattaaaacaaagagaGGTGTAATTCAGGTCTGCTTTTATTGATATCACTGAAACCAATAACAACATTGTTAATACATAAATGGACTTTCTCAcataattaacatatttataaCATAAAAACACAGCTTTTGTCCAACAAACGCTCACCTTTGATTACGCTTTGAATTGAATACATCAGGTCATTACACTATTTTAGTCATAGTTAGAACGCACTAAAAAGTGAATATGAGCAGTTCgaatgaaaaatgtttcttgatcaagACAGCAGAGTGTAAAGATAACACATAAAATGTGTTTGGCTTTCAAAGCTGAATGGAGGGGGAAAATCTGTAAAAGGATGTCGTGTAGATGAACAGTGCAGGTTTATCATTGAGAGCttgaatcattattaataataacaataataaatgtcaaGATAGGCCGGGAATTTGATCCGTTTAGAGACAATAACATTCTAGATTTAGTTCCAAAGACCAACAGTGCTTTTAAACGGTATTTTCATGACATTCAGTAATATATCCTGATTGGTGGTATGCatataaaatgctaaattaaaatggACATAGATTCCAACAAGGAACATAAACATTCTTTGGTGCCTTCAAGTCTTTGAAATCTGAACATCTTCCAGAATAAAACAATAAGAACGCTTACAggaaattttaaatatttaatatgtttggACATTCCATCCAAGAAATGAAACGTCATGTCATAACAGTTATTAAATCATACCCAATGATTTCTGACCTTTGAAAAACTGCTTTCTGAGACTCAAAGGTCTTCATGTAATGATTTTATCATCTGCGGTCTGTTGTGAGAGGTTACTGTGAAAATAACAAATATCTAGACTTTGACCAATCCACTAAAGAAGGGTTGCTGTTTTTCTTTTCGTTCATGACTCAAGCACATCTCAAATCCAGCGTAGCTTCAAACGTGATTCAATTAAATACATGTGAGATATCAAGAGTAAACAAAAAGTGTGATGGCCAGGTGCATGCCGGACAAGGCTATTGTTAGCTCTGCAGTACGAATGCACCAACATGCAAAATGTTCAACAGAAAAGAATCCAAGTATAGCCTCAACAGCAGCCACAAACAATAAACATCCAACCAGATCCGTATGGAAATCAAATCTTACCATAACGACAACGTTAATGCAATGAGTGCAACATGAAAGCAGAGAATTCAGTGGATAAGCTATTTCAAACTCTCTGTAACATCAAGTTGTTTTTAATTCACAACTAAAGCCATCCGAATGCTTTGTTTGTTCTACTTTTCACTTGTACAGTGTAACACAATGTGGCTAGGAGCTAGGTGAAAGTGAGCAGACTCTCCTAGTGTATTAGCAAATCCTGCCATAGGAGGAAGCAACCAATAATAGTCATGTTAATAATCATATGTTAAGTGTAAATGTGTCTATATGTGTGTTTTAGCACAtgtaatgtgttttgtgtgtgtgtgtgtgtgtaagtgttcaCATGTTCCTGTACACCATGTTCATCATAATGTTTACTGTACATTTCCCTCTGTAATATTGATTAGATGTCTTATCTGAGGTTATGAAAGGAAACGATGGAggaaaagagaaagagggagCACAGGGAGGGGAAAAGATGACAGATTTACTGGATTTGACAAGCAGTGGAGGAGGTGGCTTGGCAGCACATGCAAGTTGAGTTAACGGATTTGGGTGGTATGAGGTCCAGGTCTTCGTCATCAGGGATCTCATCAAGCCTGTAGCCATCTTTCAGTAGCTGGATGTTCAGATCCTGGTTTATCTGCTGCAGGAAGCAATGGACAGCATGTCAGGCCAGGCTGTATAACCGCCACTAATTAAATCATATAAATGAATTCAATACTCCTGGCAGCAGTTATTTAAGAGATTAATAAGACATCAGGGTTGGTTCAATAGCTTGATTGGGACATTTATTGGTTTAATGAATCAATGACACAAACGAAAACATGAAGATAATTAGCAATAACAAATGAGCAATGGTGACCTTTAAAGAAacaattcacccaaaattaaagTTTTCTGAAAGTTTACTCatccttaggccatccaagatgtagatgagtttgtttcttcttagGATTATAGCATTACATCTcttgagtccaaacagctaataataaaaaaaaaaatcataatcccATGCAGTCCaccaattaaagtcttgtgaagtaaaaagctgcatgtctgtaataaacaaattcattatttaaatatattgaaacatttttataatatcagTTTGGACTGTTTTGCTTGCAAATGGTGTCTCATGTGTGCAAACTTTTTCCTgcttcagacaagatgacttttcaCTAGACAATTCAATATTAATGATAGAGTacttgtattttagctggaagcaatggtttgacattaaaaacatctttatgatgagtgtgtgtgtgtattaaaaacatgcaacttttcacaAGATCTTAATGGaatacttgtgatgtttttatcacacCCGTTCACTGCAGAGGACTCATTAGTAAGCAAATAATGTAATGGTAAATTtctcagatgaagaaacaaactcatccacatcttggtTGGCCTGAGGGCAAGTTCGTTTTGGGTGCGCTATTCTTTTAAAGGAAAACAAAAGAGGGAATTTTGAGACAAGAAAATCATACAAGATTGTGAGTGACATTTGAGAAGGAAATCCACTGTCATGATGCTTGTGGTATGGGGCTTAGGACATTAACCAGAGTTTATAGGTACCTGTTCCCTTAGAGACCTCACCTCGGCTGACGAATATCCTGACGAGGAATATCTAGACATGTCAAAGTCGTCATCGCTGCAAGGCAAGTGAAAACAATGAGGTCTACGGCCAATGGGGGAGTAAATCAGTCAGTAAAGGATGTGTGAAGGGCATACCTGTCTGTGTCTAGAGCAACTAAAGGTTTCTCATCTGGACTCTGGTCTAAAGAAGAGTAGCCTTTATTGGGAACCACTAGCCTGGATGATAAGAGAAATAGATATAGGTTTTGCaatgaatatgaaataaaacagacTATGTAAACAGTGAAGGCTGTGATCATTTTCTCTTGTTTGTACCTTGTTCTGGCCATCACATTATTTTTCTTGGGTTGCTGATTGACAGGGCTTCCAGCATTGCCATTTTTCAGTGATCCTTTCCTAACCAACTCTCTCTGTTTGTCTTTACAgtgcaaacaaaaaacaatattagaCATGTTTATATTTGAATCATGTCAAATAGAAGCAACGCACAATTGCCAAAAttgctttgaataaaaacatAGCTTTTGCATTCGGCGATATAAACAATCCCATAACTCACCTATCTTCATATGGAGAGGAGAAGGTTTATAGTTGAGGGTGGCAGGTTCACTCTCCCTGGTATCTGAGTCTGCCTCTGATGTAGTCGATGATGCTGGATCCTGCTGGGAAAGGGGGGAAAAGAAAGAAGTGTCAAGGCAGTCTAGTTTTATCAGTTAAGtcaattttatttgatgtttgttcTTCTTGACAAGAGACTTGCTCTGTCCATTTTGATCAATGTGGATGAACAAAGCTTTACTTGATTTCTACTGTTTGATTTCTCCCAGCTCATTATGACACCCTGGGATTGATGTGAGAGGAAACACAACATTTTCAAAAGCAAAGGGAGCAATTTGACATCTTCAAATAACAAAAAGGCCAAGAATTAATTGTTGGCAACTAATTTCAAATTTCAAAGACCTAAATCTATTAAAAGTGGaaataggataaaaaaaatataggttCAGTGCAACACATTTTGACACAGATTTTACAATGAGCACAAAAACGGTACATATactcattatttaatataatataatataatataatataatataatataatataatataatataatataatataatataatatagtttttatattattatttttatttgtttttttaattctgtcattaataactcaccctcatgttgtcccaaacccataagaccttcgtttatctttggaacacaaattaagatattttttactcCCAGACCCTCCATAAATAGCAACGATATTCCCACAATCAACGCACAGAAACGTAGCGAGGACATCGCTAAAATAGTCTAATACGTGGTAATattgttgctgtctatggagggtcagagagctctcagattccatccaaaatatcttaatttgtgttcggtAGATGAACAAagttcttatgggtttggaacgacatgatggtgagtaactaattgatttttgggtgaactaaccctataaACATTCAGATCTCTTTCTAGTTCAACCATTAGCCAGAGTTTGGGACGTGGTTACTGGCTGAGCCAGGGGGTGTTTAGCCAGTGTGAGACCGTGACTGATACGATTCGGTTACAGAAAGTGCAAGCCAAAGTTCAAAGTGGCTCTTTTACCAAATGGAGGATTTTGAAAGTATGGTTCCAATAGAGAGGCCACACTTGCAGAGTTAGGCCTACTTCTTGACAGGTAAGCAAAAACTGCATACTTAACCTTTAAATATATGTTGATTTCAAGCCATAATATATTTGATGTGGTAAATAGAGAAAGCGTGACAGAACCGACTCTTTACTTTTAGAATTTTACTATTTCTGTTGCATGAATACATATGGATATTATTAGGCGTATGCGTTtgatataaatcattttaatttccaGTCTGAAGTACAGTTGGGTATTGTGTTGGAGAATGAAAAATCTGTGTCTTGAAGCACAAACAGACGAGAGCCACTGAGCTATAACTAACAAGAGGTACACTGACAGCTACTGTACAGATCATGATTTAAATATGGGCCATCCAGATGTCTCTTCGAGCAGAGCTGGTTATTTTCCTGAGAATTATTGATGAATTTGTCATGGGTGGGAGCGGGAGGGGTTTGGGTATTATTCAGGTACCTTAGCGCGTATTCTCCATGATGAAGCAGTCTAAGGCTGTATAAGGCCTCTACGAGATTGGTGAAACATCACATAATACTGACAGTATTTCAAATGAACATTACAAACAGCGTTACGAAGGTAGTTCGAAGAAAATATAAGGACAAGTTGAGCtgaagttataaaataaaacgaaGCAGATGTTGTTTTCGTTGCAGGGAGACACACAGTCTCAGTGCGCAGCATCATAGTAGCATCCTCACATTAGCTAGCAAAAAATACATCAGACATAGAAGCGCCATCATCGATCTCTCGTAATATAagatatttgccatttttataaaacgattaaaaaaaataacggtTTGTGGTGACACAACACGAGACTAATGAAAAAACGTTACTCCATGTGTCTTTGCTTCATATTGAGCTACCGTTCGCTCATCAAACGTTATTATAACCGCATACTGAAAACATTTGGGATTTAATCGATTGTTAAAAGAGTCCGTTTGGTTTAACTTACAAAAGGCTGCATCTCTGCCTCGGTCGGCACTTGAAATCTGTCAATTTCTTCCATCATCTTGGCGGCGGGGTGTCTGAGCCTTTTTTGTGAGCGTTTGTGGTGGATTCCTGCGGGTATACCGCAactaattgatttaaaaaaaaatgaaatttcacAGCTGTGTCGTCGGATATTTGTCAGCCCAAAGAATGTCCCCGACTCTCCTTCATCACAGCGATCGCTCGTTGCCAGCAGTGACCGAGTGGCGACTTAACCACCCACTTCCGGGAGAAACGAGTCTGGAGACACGAGCGGCACCACGGATTCCGCCCCAATCAAAGCCATCGAGCGATGTCTGCTCCACCCAAGACCAGCATCAGACACAGACATCGTGCAGGGTTATCTCGGTGTGTGTATAACCTAGAGATGGCAAGATTTTGTGTGGGATGGTGTTTTTTGCAGTCCATGTCGAACCTGTGATCTGGGATGGCGGCAGGGATTGGAATCTAGTGAATGCaaacaaagatgttttatttACGTGATTTGAGGAACAGTGTCTATTTGCATGTTTACAGTACTGAAAGAGGCCGTGCTTTATGCACCTGTCCAATACCAAGCACAGTGTAAATAACTTCAGGACCCTGGACAGCTTCTGGATAGGAACCTTAATAAAACTGCCTATAAGGCCTGTATGGGAGCAAGCTGAAAAACAGACAATGTTAGAATAATAAATAGGCAATGTTAGCTAGGCTAATAACCTATTtggtttcttcctcttcttctttttttattttctttttttacatttctgttgtCCTGCCCTGTTTAATTCCCCTAGGTTTCTCAGGTCAGGACACCCCCTCATTTTAGATGGGGTTTGTTCtcctctttagttttttttttttcaggacaagGTAGcctacataaaaattaaaatttccaGTGACAACTGGAATAAGACACtccaaaatgaattattttttcctcttttctattaattatgtttaatacCAACTCAGCACAAACTGGGTAATTTTAAACGAGCACTGactagaaattaaattaatttaatctttaacaaacctatcaaataaataaataaataaaagcagtcttATGTAATGTCCATAAAAGTCTTTACATTCCCTTCTTTTTTAATGCTGAACTGTATTTTCCCGTTATATTCCTGAACATAATCGTAGAAATAAACGTATGGCCAGTAGATGGCGCAAAACAACAAAGCTTAAGAAAcaatcaaacattattttactgaaGATTATTTCAGAAATGATTACATTATCAGCCTGGCAAAGGTTATGAGCAATATGAAAAGGATCAATCCGCTGTGGCATTAATGTCGGACTCAGCATTATATAGACCTACTGATATATCACTGACTAACATCAAgtcatgtaaaattacaaaatgacagtaaatgttGCATCTTCATTCAGAAGGATTAAAAGTACGTTTTAAAAGCATCCCTGAATATATATAACATTGTtatgaaatgtttcatatttcagTTATTCAATAAAACAATGGAGGCATAGGTTAGGTTAGATTGGCTTAAATTAAACTATGATAAATGTGATGATGGAGTTGATTGTTATTGAGCATACAAAATGAGATAATTGATTGTCATTGTGAGATAATTGATTGTAAAAGATACAATAACTGAGATAAGAACATTAAACACGATACTGGAAAAAGAAAATGAGCAATTGTTGGTGTTGTGAGAGTTCATATTTGGATTTTATGATCTCTTTGATAACCTCTCTAAGGGTTTAAGAGGTTATACCCATACAAACAGTCCATGTGAAACATAATATAACCAGCTGtgataagagttttttttttataaaaagtagtCAGATGTACAAAAATACACATAGATGCTTGCTTTCATACATGTCAGTGGACACATAAATACCTTCTGTAACTCTGGGGGGAATGTATGTGTGTTTCATCGGTCCTCAGCAAAATATATGCAACCATGACATCCTCACATGGGAATGCAGATTATGGTTTATTAGTAATCTGGATTTTATTCCAGTGGCCCGTAATGTTGTTATGTAATTCTTCACCTCAGGGCAAATCAATTCTAAAGCTACTATGTATGTGTAAATGCTACAGTTTTTTTCCATCAAAATCTTTCTGTAACAACAAAAAGAAGGagaatgtttgttaaaaaaaaacaacaaacaaactaacATTAAAGCTACTACATTATAAAATTGATTTCTATTTCTGTTTCACCAAGTAAGTGTGCATTGCAAACAAAACATTCGAGACCTGATCATCATTTCCTAAGGTTATGGTTTTGAACAGATAATGAATAGTTATTGTACACTACATATTATATTAAGTGCAACCACTCAATTTTAGTTTAAAATCATGCATTTAAACTTGTACTTTTATATAGGATCTGCAGTCATGtcaatttatttacagtgaagatATCCAaggacaaaaatataaaaaaacatttgttaaccTTTGATTATCACCAAATAGGCTGTTGCTGACAGACACTATAAACATATATCTATAGACAAATATGAAACAGTTAAACTGACACTATTTGATACCTCTTAAAGGTGCGCAAAGGTGCACTTATGAGGGCATTgtttcactgacaagctacacataCATGTTTTGCAATGTTTTATTCTGACAATGTGACAGAGTAAAAAACGCTTGGTGTGCTGTGCTTGTTATAATCATGGTACATTCTACCAGTAACCTTTCACATGGCTGAGCTCTTATGCCCTCCTGAAGTGTCTCATAATCTTATCAGGACTGAGATGTAATGCTGTAGAGTCTTAGTGGATAGAAAACCCTCCTTAACACATGCATGCCATAACCTGTATGTAGAGTTCATTATTTTCACCCTACTAACCTATGAACAATAGACAACATGCCATAAACATGCtcaaattacactttaatatttTACCTTTCCTCACAGTCTCCTACTTTTGCCACTCTATTTCTTCAAATAAAACCTTCCTTGTTTGCTTGGTAAATTATGTATCTTTGACGAGAGCTCTAACTTGAACTGGAGATCAGCAGCACACATGGggaaaaaattaactttttgttgGTTGGGCATGAGAACAAGGAACAAGACCAGCACAAAGTGACCACATGTCCTATGAAGAGCAATAAATAGACTAACAGATGGACTGTGTCCAACCATGGTAAAATAGATAAGAGGCTTTGGTGTCTTTACGTAATGATCCTCCAGTTGCAAATCATCAACAAACACAAGTGCAAGGCTAGTGCAAGAtacaagcttaaaaaaaaaaaaaaagctggtgtTAAATGGACTTTGTTTTGAATATATCTCATGCATCATccatttatttcaatatgcatgATCTATAACTTTGGTAATGATTTCAAACTCAAACAAAAAGAAATTATGAATGAGTTTCTATTTTTTCTACTTCtattttttattagaataaaatgttaaaatagtgaGATGCATTTCATTCTTCTAAACACAAACTCTGCATTAACAAAAATATGAGTCTAGCACCAAATGACAATAGCATGATTTATGAC contains the following coding sequences:
- the fam219ab gene encoding protein FAM219A isoform X1, translated to MMEEIDRFQVPTEAEMQPFQDPASSTTSEADSDTRESEPATLNYKPSPLHMKIDKQRELVRKGSLKNGNAGSPVNQQPKKNNVMARTRLVVPNKGYSSLDQSPDEKPLVALDTDSDDDFDMSRYSSSGYSSAEVRSLREQQINQDLNIQLLKDGYRLDEIPDDEDLDLIPPKSVNSTCMCCQATSSTACQIQ
- the fam219ab gene encoding protein FAM219A isoform X2, with protein sequence MMEEIDRFQVPTEAEMQPFDPASSTTSEADSDTRESEPATLNYKPSPLHMKIDKQRELVRKGSLKNGNAGSPVNQQPKKNNVMARTRLVVPNKGYSSLDQSPDEKPLVALDTDSDDDFDMSRYSSSGYSSAEVRSLREQQINQDLNIQLLKDGYRLDEIPDDEDLDLIPPKSVNSTCMCCQATSSTACQIQ
- the fam219ab gene encoding protein FAM219A isoform X4, which gives rise to MMEEIDRFQVPTEAEMQPFDPASSTTSEADSDTRESEPATLNYKPSPLHMKIDKQRELVRKGSLKNGNAGSPVNQQPKKNNVMARTRLVVPNKGYSSLDQSPDEKPLVALDTDSDDDFDMSRYSSSGYSSAEQINQDLNIQLLKDGYRLDEIPDDEDLDLIPPKSVNSTCMCCQATSSTACQIQ
- the fam219ab gene encoding protein FAM219A isoform X3 produces the protein MMEEIDRFQVPTEAEMQPFQDPASSTTSEADSDTRESEPATLNYKPSPLHMKIDKQRELVRKGSLKNGNAGSPVNQQPKKNNVMARTRLVVPNKGYSSLDQSPDEKPLVALDTDSDDDFDMSRYSSSGYSSAEQINQDLNIQLLKDGYRLDEIPDDEDLDLIPPKSVNSTCMCCQATSSTACQIQ